The Salvia miltiorrhiza cultivar Shanhuang (shh) chromosome 2, IMPLAD_Smil_shh, whole genome shotgun sequence DNA window ataaatttttaatataaaataaataaaaatacataatttgatAATATTAAAAAGCTATACGATTATAAGTTCAagtaaaatatcattaattttttaaggaaaatatatcatttataaatataaattttattgtgtattataactttaaattatcataacattcttattttaaatctaatttttacatattatacatcaaattaaatgtTATTTAATGAGCTTTCATTGAAGATATAGattgcatattttatttaacacatAATGacttgaaaatgaaaaaaaaatgcattatatctataaactaaaaaaataaagaagtaaaagataaaaataagagtaaatatataaaactgtccactttcatattgtaaagataaaaaatgtccactaaaataaaaataataaaaactgtccactttgtGGTTGAAAGGACAGAAATGCCCCTCAGCCTAAAATAGCCCATTTCATCTCCTCTCCCTCTTTCACGGTTTCACTCTCCATCccccctcatctctctctcttccttcgAGCTCAGATCGTCGGCGAAGCGCCGCTGCcccggcctcgtcgcctccgccatctcctgcTTCACCCCCCGCCGCTTCGAGCTCCGCGAGGTTTTCCCCCTTCGCCGCCAGCGATTCGGCGTTCTTGTTGccgattttcaatttttcggTCATCTTCTACGCAGATCTAGGGTTGAGCTTGAAGTGGAGGCACGATGGTGGCACAATTCAGAGGTGAGGAATTGCTGGCGAAGCCTTTCTCTCTCtgaaatcaaattcaaatagGGGGAATTGCTGctaacctttctctctctactttATTAAATAGAGCTTATATTAAAAGAGAAAAGGAACAAAAACCCGTGAGAGCACAAGAGAGAGCAAACTACGggcgagcctcattaaaaccttttaagTAAACCCGCGTGGGAAAaaccttaaaaggaaaaagagtactcgtagGAAAAGAAACCAACCCTAGCATCGAAGCGGAATGAGACAACTTCAAAGGTTCTGGCCAAACCATCACCTCTAAGTAGCTCGGCTTCAACCTACTAGGAAAAACAAACGACACATCAAAAATTAGCAAAACATAAGAAGAACTCGGCTGGGAAAGCACCATCATCCGCCAAAACTGACGAAGCTCCAGCAGCAGCTCGAGTGGACCCCAACAGCCGGCGAGACGCCGTCGTCGAAGACGTGGAAAGGCCAAAACGCACAGCCCATGCACCAGAAAAAACGACAGCCCATGCACCAGACAAAACGACGCCCAAAACAGAGTCAAACTCGAAGTGTTCGAGTTCACCACCATCCAACAAACGGCTCCCCACCTGCTCGAACAAATGCCACACCCAGAAGCCACATTTAAAACACGTCCGCAAGGTGTATGACAAAAGACCGCATATAAACCCAGCATCCACCAACAGCCCAACTGGCTCAAGACACCAGCACCTCCCACAAACCTCCATGCAGCACCAGACCCCAAAAACTCCTCGCTGAAATCCAACTTCCATGCACCGGAACCAACCTCCCATCTGTCCAACCTCCGATCCTCCAAGATCGAGATCACCCGCCAGGCATGCTCAGACCACGCGAACATGGTTGTGCGTAGACATGTCAGCAGCCACAGCTTGCTTGATCTCAGGAATCGCCAAGGGCCACCATCCCTCTTGCCTTTCACCATTGGCCATAATATCCGCGGGCTTGTTACCCTTTCTATAAATATGACTCACCATTAAATTGAAGTTCTGGAGACGACTAATGACACCCTTCCATGACGCTATAAAATGCCACGGAACGTTCAACGACTTCTACTGTAAAAGATGTACCACATACATCGAGTCTGACTCTACCCACAAGTGTAACCAGTTTCGATCATGAGCAATGTTGATAGCCGTAATAACTGCCAACAACTCGGCTTCGAAGGCGAAGCCCACGCCGCCTTTAATGTGgaaacaaccacgcaccaccGACCATCTATCCCTGAAGACTCCTCCCGCCGCAATAGCGCTCGGAGCACCCAGAGCCGACCCGTcggtattaactttaatccattgaTTAACCGGAGGCCACCAGTAAACTTCAATCATACGAGGCGGGGGAGCAGGACGAGTAGCAACACCTAGTTTCCTAGTGATCAAATAATCCGACCATGTATTATTGCTATTGCCAAGAGTTGCAAAACTTCTATCCATCTCTTTAAAGAAAGATTTCACAAAGGCCAGAATCGGATGAGACTCAAAACGAGCATTATCAAACACCACAGAATTCCGACTATCCCAAATTTTCCACATGGTCGTTATAATGCCAGCTTTCCAAAAAGCTTGAATTTACGGGCTGAAAGACGAGTTCCAAGCCTCCACAAGAAAAGAATGAATGTCAAGAGAGCCCAAAATGACATCTTTGTCAAACCAAGAGAGGTACTCTTTCCAGATGAGGCGCACCTTCGCACATTGCCACATAACATGATTAATAGTTTCCTTATCTCTAAAGCATATGGGACACCCATTTGGAGCAATCATACCTTGCCGAATCAAAGCATCCAAAGTAGGGAGGCGCCCATGAATGATTCTCCAGCACAAAATGGATCGTCGAATCGGGATAAACGGCTCCCAAATCCACTTACCCCAAGTCACCTGAGGGAAACGATGGCCTATACTCGAGAAAGCCAGAGCCACCGAGACCTCCCCTTTAACAGAATGTTTCCAGTATCTACGATCAAAATCCCCCGTCATAGGTAGTAAGAGTATATCAGCGACAACCTCCGGGAACCGATTGACAAAAGTAGTAGAGAAATGCCAAACTCCATCATAGAAATAGTCTTGAACcgaaaaattcagaaaatcatGCATGTAGTGCGGGATCCGAATTTTATCCACCAATTTATACCTAAGCCAATCatatttccaaaaataggtgCTATCACCACGCTCAATGCAAGAGTACGTATTATCCACCAGCTGGTCCACTTCCTGCTTTACACCAATCCAGATAGTGGAATTTGCAATCGAGTGTTTAGCATAACCAAATTGGTTAAGATACCTGGACCGAAGAATCTGATGCGCCCATTCCTGACCTTTTATCATTCTCCATGCCAGCTTCATTAAGtacgattgattcatcaaaGTGAAGGAACGAACCCCGAGCCCCCTTCCTCTTTAGGCGAGCAAACACGTCCCCAACTGACTGAACAATTAGGCCTCGTATCCGTGCTCCCTGTCCACACGAAGTTTTTGCATTTCCTATCAAGCGTGTGTAGTAGAGCCTTAGGCCACTTGTACACCATCATCGAATGTACGATTGAACTTTGAATAACCGACTGCACAAGACACATTCTTCCCGCCATAGAAAGTTGAATCCCTTTCCATCTAGCAAACTTTTGCACGATCTTATCAAAATCGGCATAAAATAGGAGGCGCGTGGTCGACCAACAAAGATAGGGACCCCCAAATATGTCATTGGTAAAGTACCAATAGAGAAACCCAACGCACGACGAATAGCTCTCCTTCTATCCGTTGGAACACGTCTAGCAAAATAAAGATTTGACTTCTCTTGACTGCATTTCTGACCCGAAATAGAACCATAATAGCTGAGAATCTCCTGAATTTTCTGGCCATTACGAACAGTAGCTTTGCAGAAGATAATGATGTCATCCGCATAGAAAAGATGCATCGGAAAATCTGAAGCACGACTAAACCCCATGGGAACCAAGCGTCTAGATTCCACGCAGCTGCTTAGAATTCGACTTAACACATCTTCAGCGATCccaaataaaataggagataAGGGGTCCCCTTGTCTCACCCCTCGAGAACACGCGAAATAACCGCTGAGCCTGCCATTATAGGAAATAGAGAGCCTCGCTGATTTAAAAATGATCTGTATCCATCGAATAAAACGTTCATCATAACCATTGGCACGAAGCACTTGTATAATGAAACCCTAGCGAATAGTATCGAACGCCTTCCGAATATCAATTTTACAGGCCATATTCATTCCTCGGCCCGTACGCTGCATGCAATTAAAGCCCTCAGAGCTGAGCATAATACAATCATGTATGCTGCGGCCGCTAATAAACCCAAACTGGTTATCAGAAACGTGAGAGGCAGCGACCGCATTGAGTCGGAGCGCCAAAATTTTCGAGATTatcttgaagaaaaaattaGAGAGCACAATAGGCCTAAGATCCGCAACCGTATTCACATTTTCCTTCTTAGGAATAAGAACCATATTGCTAGCATTACATCCAACTGGCAGATAAGAGCGGCGGAAAAACGTCTGAACCCCCATTATCACATCACTCTTGATAACATTCCAACATTTCTGAAAGAACATTCCAGAAAAGCCATCCGGACCCGGAGTGCTATTAGCATCCATACGAAACACCGCGGCCGCGATCTCGCTTTCATCCGATTCTCGAACAAGCATAGTATTTTGAGCTTCAGAAATACTCGAATCAACGTAAGCATCAATCACCAATTGCTCCTCCAGCGGACTCCCATCATCTGTGAATAACGAAGAGAAGTGATTAATAATATGCCTTTCAATCACCCCCGAATCATACACATCAACTCCATCAATGCAAAGTCTGTTAAACGTCGTTTTTCTCTTCTTAAACTTAGCTATTCTGTGAAAGAAAGCAGTGTTTCTATCTCCATCTTTCAGCCAGGACGCTCGACTTTTTTGTTGTAACAAACTATTTTTCCTGGTAAGCGCTATATTAAGCTCAGCTTGGCAGCTAATCTCAGCTTCAAATAAATCATCCGAATAACCTTCTGCCGAAACTCTATTTTGAATTATAGTCAGGTCCCTTTGACCACGAGCAATAGCAGCGTCAACATTCCCAAAAATCTCCTTATTCCACACCCTAATATTAGCTCGCAATCTCTTAAGCTTAACCATAACTCGCAGAATCGGACACAAAGTATCAACAGAAGTAATCCAAGAGGCCGACACCATGTCTATAAAATTAGGATGAAGGGTCCACATATTCAAAAAACAGAACTGCCCACGGCCCATAGGAACGTTACGTCGGCATTGAAGCACCAACGGAGAATGATCCGAAGCAAACTCCTGCGAAAAAAAGACTCTATCAAGGATGGATTCTACATGCCGCGGAAGAAACCTCCTACCAGACCAAGTAAACCTTATACCATCAGTTGGAGACTCGATCATTTGAACATCATTAATAAAATTGCAAAACTCAAGACAGGAACCCCTATGCGGGGAGACCAGACTGAGGCGTTCATGGGCGCCCTTGACGGCATTGAAATCTCCAATAAAAATCGTGCGGCCCGAAGCGAAGCGCGAGAGATCACCCCAAAGAGACCTACGGTCAACATGATTGTTTGCTCCATGCACAACAGCAACGCGAAAACCCCAGCTTTGCCAAACACAGTCAACAATCACAGTTTGGGCaaaagtaaaaataacattaacaaCCAAAGAGGGATGGGTCAGCACCCAAATATTTGAACACATAGAACCCCGACTGTTTTGATGTATCGGGGTCAAATTCAAAGAGTGCCAAAAACTTGGACGAACTCTATGAAACGCCGTCTTCGGCTCAATCAAACCCACCAAAATAGGAGAAAAAGAACGACAATGTTCCTTTAACAAGTTTTTGGATTCATCCGTGAAACCCCGGACGTTCCAAACAACAATATTCATAATTAATATTGTGAATTCGCGGAGAATAGTCCGCTTCTTTCCACCTCATCAGCCCAGCTTTCCTTCGCAATGTTATCCATAGCTTTAATACTCTCTCTATTGCTGTTGTCAATAATAAATTCCCGGGGTTTGACCCCCGTTTCACCCGAATTCCTTAACCTCGTCTTAATACAATCCTCCGCCTGCTTAGATATTTTCCCTGCCGCTCGGACTGCCTGTTCTTGTTTGGTTGGACGCCCCCGACGCTTACTAGTATTAACTTGCATCGGGGCTTTAGCAATAGCCAAGATTTGCTCAAGTCTTTGGGCTTTCATCGCATTTTCCAACGCAATATCATCACTATCCACCCTCTGTGATATGTTATTCTGGACTACCTCATCAGAATTCCCTCGCGTCTCCAACTGATCCTGATCCTCCCCAACATCTTCGACCAGCTGATCCCCCACATCACCCTGATTCTCACACTGATCAGAGCCATCCTCAATTGTTGGCTCGTCAAAAACTGAATGTGGCACCGACTGAAGAATAGAATGCAGCAAATCCGGACCCCGCACCTCTTGGTCCTCACTCATCTGTTGTAGCGCAGCAAATCGACTCCCAGAGGCATCTCGCGCCTTATCTTGTAGAGCTACCTCATTATTATGCCGATCAGTCGATCCCGGAGTGGAATGTTGCGCCTTTCCACCCCTAGAAACCATCGTAAAACCCGCAGTGTCAACTCCAGTCGAGGCATCTCCCTCGTCCGCTGTAGTCTGCACAGGATGCCATTACTTAGACATGACCTGCGGCTGCTTCTGCTGTTCACCATTTTGCATATCAGCCTTGTTGGCACCTCCTCCATTATCCTTGCTCTTGCGACATTTATCCAAAGAATGGCCAGTGACTTTGcacttagaacaataaaacgACAAGTATTCATACGTGAATTCAACATGAAAAGAATTGTCTTCTCCATCAATAAGGAGAGTGTGCGATAGAGGCTTTGCCATATCAAGCTCTATCAACAGCCTAGCATATTGCCCGAAATCACGTGTAACCGAAGCCCCATCAATCTTTAGAGGATGTCCAACAAACCTCCCTATTCCAGTTAGAAGCTCCGGCCTCCAGTATTCTATAGGGAGATAATGAATTCTCACCCAAACATTAGCCAAGGAAGAATGTTCCTTGAAATGATCAAAGTTCCTCACCCAGTCTCTGAGTCGAATGTGACCACCAAAGATTTCCCACAACACCTTTTCTTTGACATGAGACTTGTCCTCGGCATTCTTAAAAACCATAGTATAGTATCCCTTACCCAAGGGAATAAGCTGCCAGTCCTCGCGCAATTTCCATATCTTCTGAAGTTCCTATTTCACTACCAACGCAGGTTTCGGTTTATCTCCTTTCCGAAGAAGAAGTCTACCAATCACGGCATGAGAGAATTCCTGAATAGCTTTAGCATATTCCTCTTTAGGAATCTTAAAGGAGAATTGATCTCCTTCTTTAGTTGGCCGAAAAGCATGAAAAGGATGAGCCGGCAGATCGGGACGACGGGGAGCCCGATTTACCGTTATGTCCGCATAAGAAGAAAAACCCTTACCATTATCGACGCCTTTGCCATGCAACGAGTTTCTATTGTTCAACGAATCCTCTTTATCCACCGCCAAACCCTCTTTATTCGAACTGTCCATTCTGGTATTATCAACACGCCTTTGCTGGCGAGAGTCCTCAACCATAGTCTGGGCCGCCACAGGGAGGGTAGAACCGGAAGCATCCATCTGAGCCTTAGAGTGCTGCTCAAAATTAGCAGAGACCGAAAGAAGGTTGAGACTGTCTCTAGTTTGATACTGGACGAAATCACGCCGGCCGGTGTCCATCGTCAGTCGCCGTAGAACGAACGGCAGCCTAGGGAAAAACTAGGGTTAGGGCAAAACTCTCTCCATTCAAATTCACAAGtcaacctttctctctctacaattCACTGCAcaattcatttttcttctttggaATTATCTTCTGAAAGACAATTTTTTGTGTGGTGATTGTTATAACGTGCTAGGGCTTAGTTGCCAATTTTTTCTTTATGGTTGAATGATACTTTGTCTCGTTTTATGAATTTGATTGATTGTGAATTGTTACTCCGATCCTTTGTTTCATCATTGCTAGCTTTCACAAATATAATCTTTTAAGCTGTTCAATTTTGTTATTTCTGGCTCTGTGTAAAAGGAATTTGATTACCATTATGATATTGAAATGTTCTCAGTTTCCTAATCAAGACGCGGAGCTCGCAACTCTCGAGTCCACTCGACGGCGACGAGGAAAATCGCCTTCACGACGGAGGTTAATCGTGTGAATTGGATCGCTCTGTCGATGATCGTGGTGACGGTGTCGTAGTTTCTACTGCAGGTTTCGCCCATGTTCATGCTCGGCCACGTTGACCAACTCTCCATTTCCAGTGCCTCCATCGCGACCTCTCTTTGCAACGTCACCAGATTCAGTGTCGTTGTAAGTTGTCATCTATTCATTTCCAAATTTCATTATCAATTTTTTGTGCTTTCTAGGAATTGCCACCGAATTCACCTCCCAAAATGAAAGATTATAAATAACTCTACACTCAAAACCAACATTGACAAGGCATTGCCTCATCATCCAAGTATATTGAGCGTTTACTATGTGTGGTAGGATGCTTAGATAGATACAAAATACTGTATCATTTACTTTGAACCTATAGTTGATCACATAATCTTTTAAATACTTAATCATATGTTCTATCCATTGATCTGGTCACACTAACCTAAATCTCTAGCTATACGTAACATAGTTCCAATTGCTACAACTTGGTTGCTTTGCTTCATGTAGAATAGAATGACATGTTAGATGTTGGTTAATTAAGTGAATGATACTGTGCAGATTAGGATGTCTAGTGCTCTGGAAACTCTATGCGGCCAGGCATACAGTGCTAAGCAATACAAAACAGTGGGAACTCTTACTTATGGTGCAATCATATGtctgtttttttttatgtagTTCTATCTCTTTTCTTCATCATGACGGAGAGAGTGCTGCTTGTGACGGGCCAAGATCCTTCAATTTCTGCTGCAGCAGGGAAGTTCGCCAACGCTGTTCCCCAACGTATTTCTTCAGTGCATTGTTCGTTACCTGCAGAGCCAGAGCATTATTTTCCCTATGGTTTGGAGCTCATTAGCATCTCTGTGCTTCCAGCTACCTCTCTGCTGGGCTTTCATATTCAGATTCTATCTCGGAAATTCTGGAGCTGCTATCTCCATAGCCATATCCTCTTGGTTTAATGTTGTTCTGCTTGTGCTTTATGTTATGTATTCGCCTGCCTGCCGAGAAACACGAGCTCCCTTGTCATGGGATGTGCTTGTCACCATGAGGGAATTCTTTCAGCTTGCTATACCATCTGCTGCCATGGTATGGTGAGTTTGAGTTTgctttcatttttgtttttatctttTCAAATTTGGATTGGTCTTAAATTCATATGGTATTTTTACAGCTTGGAATGGTGGTCTTTTGAGATAATATTGTTGCTGTCAGGAGTGTTGCCAAATCCACAATTTGGTGCGGCAGCCGTCGCTCAAAGAGGCCAATTTTGGACGTCCACCGCTTGGCCG harbors:
- the LOC131009600 gene encoding uncharacterized protein LOC131009600, with the protein product MVSRGGKAQHSTPGSTDRHNNEVALQDKARDASGSRFAALQQMSEDQEVRGPDLLHSILQSVPHSVFDEPTIEDGSDQCENQGDVGDQLVEDVGEDQDQLETRGNSDEVVQNNISQRVDSDDIALENAMKAQRLEQILAIAKAPMQVNTSKRRGRPTKQEQAVRAAGKISKQAEDCIKTSWGFRVAVVHGANNHVDRRSLWGDLSRFASGRTIFIGDFNAVKGAHERLSLVSPHRGSCLEFCNFINDVQMIESPTDGIRFTWSGRRFLPRHVESILDRVFFSQEFASDHSPLVLQCRRNVPMGRGQFCFLNMWTLHPNFIDMVSASWITSVDTLCPILRVMVKLKRLRANIRVWNKEIFGNVDAAIARGQRDLTIIQNRVSAEGYSDDLFEAEISCQAELNIALTRKNSLLQQKSRASWLKDGDRNTAFFHRIAKFKKRKTTFNRLCIDGVDVYDSGVIERHIINHFSSLFTDDGSPLEEQLVIDAYVDSSISEAQNTMLVRESDESEIAAAVFRMDANSTPGPDGFSGMFFQKCWNVIKSDVIMGVQTFFRRSYLPVGCNASNMVLIPKKENVNTVADLRPIVLSNFFFKIISKILALRLNAVAASHVSDNQFGLSGYFACSRGVRQGDPLSPILFGIAEDVLSRILSSCVESRRLVPMGFSRASDFPMHLFYADDIIIFCKATVRNGQKIQEILSYYGSISGQKCSQEKSNLYFARRVPTDRRRAIRRALGFSIGNAKTSCGQGARIRGLIVQSVGDVFARLKRKGARGSFLHFDESIVLNEAGMENDKRSGMGASDSSVQEVDQLVDNTYSCIERGDSTYFWKYDWLRYKLVDKIRIPHYMHDFLNFSVQDYFYDGVWHFSTTFVNRFPEVVADILLLPMTGDFDRRYWKHSVKGEVSVALAFSSIGHRFPQVTWGKWIWEPFIPIRRSILCWRIIHGRLPTLDALIRQGMIAPNGCPICFRDKETINHVMWQCAKVRLIWKEYLSWFDKDVILGSLDIHSFLVEAWNSSFSP